The following proteins are co-located in the Flavobacterium sp. CECT 9288 genome:
- a CDS encoding heavy metal translocating P-type ATPase, giving the protein MVHKFQVTGMTCGGCEAKVKSALLKVENVTNVEVSKDENSATLTMDKHISTTQLQKALTAVGKYTIEMSNNKSPQHTTTNEPVAKSCCSAHSHDDKKIIEVTSNIKGKYYCPMHCEGDKTYDKAGDCPVCGMHLVKEAELNVKKTMYTCPMHPEVIQDSPGSCPICGMDLVPMEPSDSEEKKTYLDLLKKMKIATLFTVPIFIIAMMEMVHNNPLFQIMDSNMWNWVQFLFSIPVIFYAGWMFFVRAWKSIITWNLNMFTLIGIGTGVAFLFSIVGMLFPNIFPEEFKTEHGTIHLYFEAATVIITLVLLGQLLEARAHSQTSGAIKALLQLAPTEATLIGEGGDKVISIHDIKKGDLLRVKPGDKIPVDGKITDGESSIDEAMITGEPIPVDKKKDDNVISGTINGNKSFIMMAEKVGSETLLSQIVQMVNDASRSRAPIQKLADSISKYFVPIVVIISVITFFVWALFGPEPAKVYGFINAIAVLIIACPCALGLATPMSVMVGVGKGAQSGVLIKNAEALENMNKVDVLITDKTGTLTEGKPSVEKIYASTNNEDDLMQNIASLNQYSEHPLAQAVVNYAKTKSISLIEVKDFENVTGKGVTGTVTNRKVALGNKKLMEQVKATISDDLENKIIAEQKLGKTVSYIAVDGVTVGFVSIADAIKTSSASAIKELMLQGVEVIMLTGDNVNTAKAVADELGLSSYKAGCLPEDKLNEIKRLQAEGKIVAMAGDGINDAPALAQANIGIAMGTGTDVAIESAKITLVKGDLLGIVKAKNLSHAVMKNIKQNLFFAFFYNVLGVPIAAGILYPFFGILLSPMIAALAMSLSSVSVIVNALRLRSFKL; this is encoded by the coding sequence ATGGTACACAAATTTCAAGTAACAGGTATGACCTGTGGAGGTTGCGAAGCAAAGGTAAAATCGGCTTTATTAAAGGTTGAAAATGTGACAAATGTTGAAGTTTCAAAAGATGAAAACTCAGCTACCCTGACAATGGATAAACACATTTCAACTACACAATTGCAAAAAGCATTAACCGCTGTTGGAAAATATACCATAGAAATGAGCAATAACAAAAGCCCACAACATACCACGACAAATGAACCAGTTGCAAAATCCTGCTGCTCCGCTCATTCTCACGATGATAAAAAAATAATCGAAGTGACTAGCAATATAAAAGGCAAATACTATTGCCCAATGCATTGTGAAGGCGATAAAACCTATGATAAAGCTGGCGATTGCCCTGTTTGTGGAATGCATTTGGTAAAAGAAGCAGAATTGAATGTAAAGAAAACGATGTACACCTGCCCAATGCATCCCGAAGTTATTCAAGATAGTCCGGGTTCATGTCCTATATGCGGAATGGATTTAGTACCCATGGAACCAAGCGATTCCGAAGAAAAAAAAACCTATCTGGATTTGCTTAAAAAAATGAAAATTGCAACCCTCTTTACGGTGCCAATTTTCATTATTGCCATGATGGAAATGGTGCATAACAATCCGTTATTTCAAATAATGGACAGCAACATGTGGAACTGGGTGCAATTTCTGTTTTCAATTCCTGTTATTTTCTATGCTGGTTGGATGTTTTTTGTACGAGCTTGGAAATCCATAATCACTTGGAATCTAAATATGTTTACCCTTATCGGAATAGGAACTGGAGTTGCATTTTTGTTTAGTATTGTAGGAATGCTGTTTCCGAATATCTTTCCCGAAGAATTTAAAACCGAACACGGAACCATTCATCTTTATTTTGAAGCAGCAACAGTAATCATTACACTGGTCTTGTTGGGACAATTGTTAGAAGCAAGAGCACATAGCCAAACCAGTGGAGCTATAAAAGCGTTATTACAATTAGCGCCAACAGAAGCTACTTTGATTGGTGAAGGAGGCGATAAAGTGATTTCCATTCATGATATTAAGAAAGGTGATTTATTACGCGTAAAACCAGGAGATAAAATTCCAGTTGACGGAAAAATAACCGATGGTGAAAGCAGTATTGATGAAGCAATGATTACAGGAGAACCAATTCCCGTTGACAAAAAGAAAGACGATAATGTAATTTCGGGAACAATCAACGGGAACAAATCATTTATAATGATGGCCGAAAAAGTAGGTTCTGAAACATTACTTTCTCAAATTGTACAAATGGTTAACGATGCTTCTCGTTCAAGAGCACCCATTCAAAAATTAGCCGATAGTATTTCTAAATATTTTGTACCCATTGTAGTAATCATTTCAGTAATTACCTTTTTTGTTTGGGCACTATTTGGTCCAGAACCAGCGAAGGTTTATGGATTTATAAATGCCATTGCAGTTTTAATCATAGCTTGTCCTTGTGCTTTAGGTTTAGCCACGCCGATGTCTGTGATGGTGGGTGTGGGCAAAGGAGCACAATCTGGAGTATTAATTAAAAATGCCGAAGCCTTAGAAAATATGAATAAGGTAGATGTTTTAATAACAGATAAAACAGGAACGCTAACAGAGGGAAAACCTTCGGTAGAAAAAATTTACGCATCAACTAATAACGAGGATGATTTAATGCAAAATATAGCTTCCTTAAACCAATACAGTGAACATCCATTGGCACAAGCAGTAGTCAATTATGCCAAAACAAAATCTATTTCATTAATTGAAGTCAAAGATTTTGAAAATGTTACAGGAAAAGGAGTTACAGGAACGGTTACCAATAGAAAAGTAGCATTAGGCAATAAAAAACTAATGGAACAGGTTAAGGCAACTATTTCTGACGATTTAGAAAACAAAATTATTGCAGAACAAAAACTTGGTAAAACGGTTTCTTACATTGCTGTTGATGGTGTTACAGTTGGCTTTGTTTCAATTGCCGATGCGATAAAAACTTCGAGTGCATCAGCGATAAAAGAACTAATGCTCCAAGGTGTAGAAGTAATTATGCTTACTGGCGACAATGTTAATACAGCCAAAGCAGTAGCGGATGAATTAGGTTTATCTTCCTATAAAGCAGGATGCTTACCCGAAGATAAACTCAACGAAATTAAACGTTTACAAGCAGAAGGGAAAATTGTAGCTATGGCTGGTGATGGTATAAATGATGCTCCAGCATTAGCACAAGCCAATATCGGAATAGCTATGGGAACTGGAACCGATGTAGCCATAGAAAGTGCCAAAATAACTTTAGTAAAAGGCGATTTATTAGGTATCGTTAAAGCAAAAAATTTGAGCCATGCTGTTATGAAAAACATCAAGCAAAACTTATTCTTTGCCTTTTTCTACAATGTGCTTGGTGTTCCAATTGCAGCAGGTATTTTATATCCGTTTTTCGGAATTTTATTATCACCAATGATTGCAGCTTTAGCAATGTCTTTAAGTTCTGTATCGGTAATCGTAAATGCATTGCGATTACGCAGTTTTAAACTTTAA
- the mobC gene encoding conjugal transfer protein MobC — MQGEDDLRGLAKIMAFMRAVSILLVLMHLYWFCYGFFIERGWTLELINKILGNFQRTAGLFSHTLYTKVFALVLLALSCLGTKGVKNEKITWTKIYVAWGIGFVLFFLNTPLLKLSLNTATFLYVLTTSLGYIALMVAGVWMSRLLRTNLMDDVFNNENESFQQETKLMENEYSVNLPTKFYYKNKWNKGWINIVNPFRATIVLGTPGSGKSYAIVNNYIKQQIEKGFSMYIYDFKFDDLSTIAYNHLLKHRDKYKVQPKFYIINFDDPRKSHRCNPLNPDFMTDISDAYEAAYTIMLNLNRSWIQKQGDFFVESPIILLAAIIWYLKIYDNGKYCTFPHAIELLNKKYSDVFTILTSYPDLENYLSPFMDAWQSGAQDQLQGQIASAKIPLSRMISPQLYWVMTGDDFSLDINNPKEPKILCVGNNPDRQNIYSAALGLYNSRIVKLINKKGQLKSSVIIDELPTIYFRGLDNLIATARSNKVAVCLGFQDFSQLIRDYGDKEAKVIQNTVGNIFSGQVVGETAKSLSERFGKVLQKRQSISINRNDTSTSISTQLDSLIPASKISTLTQGMFVGAVSDNFEERIEQKIFHAEIVVDNEKVAAETKVYQRIPEILSFVDEQGEDKMKQEIETNYKQIKQDIVQVIKTELERIKNDPDLQHLMQE, encoded by the coding sequence ATGCAGGGAGAAGATGATTTAAGAGGACTTGCCAAGATTATGGCTTTTATGCGGGCAGTCAGTATTCTTTTGGTACTGATGCACCTTTATTGGTTTTGTTATGGTTTCTTTATAGAACGTGGCTGGACACTGGAACTCATCAACAAAATATTAGGCAATTTTCAACGGACCGCTGGATTGTTTTCGCATACCTTATATACCAAAGTATTTGCTTTGGTATTGCTGGCTTTGAGTTGTTTGGGAACCAAAGGTGTTAAAAATGAAAAAATAACTTGGACTAAAATTTATGTGGCTTGGGGAATTGGCTTTGTCCTGTTTTTTCTGAACACACCTTTACTAAAGTTATCATTAAACACAGCTACATTCCTTTATGTCCTTACCACAAGTTTAGGCTACATCGCTTTGATGGTAGCTGGCGTTTGGATGAGCCGTTTACTTCGCACCAACCTGATGGACGATGTTTTCAATAATGAAAACGAAAGCTTTCAGCAGGAAACCAAATTGATGGAAAATGAATATTCTGTCAATCTTCCCACAAAATTTTATTACAAAAACAAATGGAATAAAGGCTGGATAAACATCGTCAATCCTTTTCGCGCAACCATTGTTTTAGGAACGCCAGGTTCAGGAAAATCCTACGCCATTGTAAACAACTATATCAAGCAACAGATTGAGAAAGGGTTCTCAATGTACATCTACGATTTCAAGTTTGACGACCTTTCTACTATTGCCTACAATCATTTATTAAAGCACAGAGATAAGTATAAAGTACAACCCAAATTCTACATCATTAATTTTGACGACCCGAGAAAGAGCCACCGATGTAATCCACTCAATCCAGATTTTATGACGGACATCTCTGACGCTTACGAAGCAGCATATACTATAATGCTGAACCTCAACCGAAGCTGGATACAAAAGCAGGGCGATTTTTTTGTGGAAAGCCCAATTATTTTGTTAGCAGCAATTATCTGGTATCTCAAAATCTATGATAATGGGAAATACTGCACCTTTCCACACGCCATTGAATTACTGAACAAAAAGTATTCGGATGTATTCACTATCCTTACTTCATATCCTGATCTGGAAAATTATCTTTCGCCGTTTATGGATGCGTGGCAAAGTGGCGCACAAGACCAATTACAGGGGCAGATTGCATCCGCAAAAATCCCTTTATCAAGAATGATTTCGCCACAATTGTATTGGGTAATGACTGGCGATGATTTTTCACTGGACATCAACAATCCCAAAGAACCGAAAATCCTTTGTGTTGGAAACAATCCCGACCGTCAAAATATTTATTCGGCAGCTTTGGGATTGTACAATTCAAGGATTGTCAAACTCATTAATAAAAAAGGACAATTAAAGAGTTCTGTTATTATTGATGAGTTGCCCACTATTTACTTTCGTGGATTAGATAATCTCATTGCAACTGCCCGAAGTAATAAGGTGGCAGTTTGTTTGGGTTTTCAAGATTTTTCGCAATTGATAAGGGATTATGGCGATAAAGAAGCAAAGGTTATCCAAAACACTGTGGGCAATATATTTTCGGGTCAGGTAGTTGGCGAAACTGCAAAGAGCCTTTCGGAAAGGTTCGGGAAAGTATTGCAAAAGCGTCAAAGTATATCAATCAACCGAAATGATACGTCAACTTCCATTTCTACACAATTAGATAGTCTTATTCCAGCTTCCAAAATTTCAACACTAACACAAGGTATGTTTGTGGGTGCTGTTTCGGATAATTTTGAAGAACGCATCGAACAAAAAATATTCCACGCCGAAATTGTAGTGGACAATGAAAAAGTTGCAGCAGAAACTAAAGTATATCAGAGGATACCAGAAATTCTATCCTTTGTTGATGAACAGGGAGAAGATAAAATGAAGCAGGAAATAGAAACGAATTATAAACAAATCAAACAAGATATTGTTCAAGTCATTAAAACGGAATTGGAGCGCATTAAGAATGATCCTGATTTACAGCATTTGATGCAGGAATAA
- the mobB gene encoding conjugal transfer protein MobB, protein MIAKIGRSSNLYGALAYNNIKVEKENGQILFANKIIETPSGHYSVAQLSQSFTPYLIANRNTEKHTLHISLNPDPKDNVSDEKFRELAEQYMREMGYGEQPFVVFKHTDIDRTHIHIVSVCVNEEGKKISDKFEKMRSMNVCRELERQHGLVSATDKEHKQNDKIFSPVNYQKGDVKSQIASVVRHLPNYYQYQTLGEYNALLSLFNITTEKVEGELQGKSQQGLLYIPLNEEGERAGHPFKASMFGKNAGLLALELQFEKSKTRLKDHPTKQTLKSAVNIALQSTSDELNFKKQLADQGINVVIRRNDTKRIYGITFIDHNSKMVWNGSRLAKELSANTFNDYWKNNIKPEIKETDEPPTKLSQSNNIEDLPAEKPHHLFDFLNTNEKHEDGLIEALGGLLPEAQGEDYEELDFANKMKKKRKRKKGQ, encoded by the coding sequence ATGATAGCAAAAATTGGAAGAAGCAGTAATTTATATGGTGCTTTGGCGTACAATAATATTAAAGTGGAAAAGGAAAACGGACAAATTCTGTTTGCCAATAAGATAATTGAAACACCAAGCGGGCATTATTCTGTAGCACAATTGAGCCAATCTTTTACGCCTTATCTTATTGCAAATCGAAATACCGAAAAGCATACGTTGCATATTTCGCTCAATCCCGACCCGAAAGATAATGTTAGTGATGAAAAATTTAGGGAGTTGGCAGAGCAGTATATGCGTGAAATGGGTTATGGCGAACAGCCTTTTGTCGTGTTCAAGCATACTGATATCGACAGAACTCACATACATATTGTTTCGGTTTGTGTGAATGAAGAAGGCAAAAAAATTTCAGATAAATTTGAGAAAATGCGGTCTATGAATGTGTGCCGAGAACTCGAAAGGCAACACGGATTGGTATCTGCAACAGATAAGGAACACAAGCAGAACGATAAGATTTTTAGCCCTGTGAATTACCAGAAAGGTGATGTAAAAAGTCAGATAGCTTCGGTAGTTCGCCATTTGCCGAACTATTACCAATACCAGACATTGGGCGAATACAACGCATTGCTTTCGTTATTCAATATTACCACTGAAAAAGTTGAGGGCGAATTGCAGGGAAAATCTCAGCAGGGTTTATTATATATTCCGTTAAATGAAGAAGGCGAAAGAGCCGGACATCCATTCAAGGCTTCTATGTTCGGAAAGAACGCAGGACTTCTGGCTCTGGAATTGCAATTTGAGAAAAGTAAAACCAGATTAAAAGACCACCCAACTAAACAGACTTTAAAATCAGCTGTCAATATTGCTCTGCAATCTACATCTGATGAACTGAACTTTAAAAAGCAGTTGGCAGACCAAGGTATTAATGTAGTGATAAGAAGAAATGATACAAAGCGTATTTATGGAATTACTTTTATAGACCATAATTCCAAAATGGTCTGGAATGGTTCCCGTTTAGCAAAAGAACTTTCTGCCAATACCTTTAATGATTATTGGAAAAATAACATCAAACCCGAAATCAAGGAAACTGATGAGCCACCAACTAAATTATCTCAATCAAACAACATAGAGGATTTACCTGCTGAAAAACCTCATCATTTATTCGACTTCCTGAATACTAATGAAAAACACGAAGATGGTTTGATTGAAGCATTAGGCGGATTGTTACCCGAAGCGCAGGGCGAAGATTATGAGGAACTGGATTTTGCCAATAAAATGAAGAAGAAGCGGAAACGTAAAAAGGGTCAATAA
- the mobA gene encoding conjugal transfer protein MobA, producing the protein MNENNRKQLKKTGRRPKEDPAKIRYTISFNEEEHSRFLSLFDQSGMLVKAHFITSCIFEKTIKTIQIDKGTVDFYMRLTSFHSQFRSVGVNYNQVVKLLYKNFSEKKGSAYLYKLEKQTIEMVLLCQKIIQLIEEFEAKHLKK; encoded by the coding sequence ATGAACGAAAACAACAGAAAACAATTAAAAAAGACCGGACGCCGACCTAAAGAAGACCCGGCGAAGATTAGATATACAATTTCCTTTAATGAAGAAGAGCACAGCCGATTTCTTTCGCTCTTTGACCAATCGGGAATGCTGGTAAAGGCACATTTTATAACGTCCTGCATCTTTGAAAAAACGATAAAGACCATTCAAATTGATAAAGGAACAGTTGATTTCTATATGCGATTGACCTCGTTTCACAGTCAATTTCGCTCGGTCGGTGTAAATTATAACCAAGTTGTAAAGCTATTGTACAAGAATTTTTCAGAGAAAAAAGGATCTGCCTACCTCTATAAATTGGAAAAACAGACGATTGAAATGGTATTGTTATGCCAAAAAATCATTCAACTAATCGAAGAATTTGAAGCTAAACATCTAAAAAAATAG
- a CDS encoding ParA family protein: MNTKHKTVFIAFSSQKGGVGKSTFTTLVASTMHYRLGYNVAVFDADFPQHSLMKMKVRDLAMVMENEALKKLAYKQFTTINKKAYPIMQSKADSVLETAHEFLSSSSVPIDVVFFDLPGTVNTPGILNALAGMHHIFTPITADRVVMESTLIFTQLLQDVIMKKGETYIETINLFWNQVDGRESTPLYEVYNQLIEQLGLSLMQSQIKNSTRFRKESEVNSKAVFRSTVMPPDERLMKASQLDQFINEFLKIIQL; encoded by the coding sequence ATGAATACAAAACACAAAACAGTATTTATCGCCTTTTCATCTCAAAAAGGCGGTGTGGGAAAAAGTACATTTACAACATTGGTAGCAAGTACGATGCACTATCGGTTAGGCTATAATGTAGCCGTATTTGATGCCGATTTCCCCCAGCACAGCCTGATGAAAATGAAGGTACGTGATTTGGCGATGGTAATGGAAAACGAAGCTTTAAAAAAGCTGGCTTACAAACAATTTACCACCATCAACAAAAAAGCCTATCCGATTATGCAATCCAAAGCTGATAGCGTATTGGAAACCGCTCACGAATTTTTAAGTAGTTCTTCAGTACCTATTGATGTGGTCTTTTTTGACCTGCCCGGAACGGTTAACACGCCTGGCATTTTGAATGCACTGGCAGGAATGCACCACATTTTTACACCTATCACGGCAGACCGAGTGGTAATGGAAAGCACACTGATTTTTACACAGCTTTTGCAGGATGTGATTATGAAAAAAGGCGAAACTTACATAGAAACCATTAACCTGTTTTGGAATCAGGTTGATGGTAGAGAAAGTACACCTTTATACGAGGTTTATAACCAACTGATCGAACAATTGGGTTTAAGCCTGATGCAGAGCCAAATCAAAAACAGCACCCGTTTTCGCAAAGAAAGTGAAGTCAATAGCAAAGCCGTTTTCCGCTCTACGGTAATGCCACCCGACGAACGCTTGATGAAAGCCAGTCAGTTAGATCAATTTATAAACGAGTTTTTAAAAATCATTCAATTATAG
- a CDS encoding DUF3408 domain-containing protein — translation MEKENKKKSTPDINEELMMSLMVDGVKKEGLQLPVEPIVERPEKEDIQPEKLPLEKPAVKEKTKIKKTNETDYESLFFKRTDTNARDGKTVYIRPDFHEKLSRIAQVIGEDKITIYGYLDNLLDYHFQEFGEQITKSFNDKYKPIL, via the coding sequence ATGGAAAAAGAAAATAAGAAAAAAAGTACGCCCGATATTAACGAGGAACTGATGATGAGCCTGATGGTAGATGGTGTAAAAAAAGAGGGATTACAATTACCTGTGGAGCCGATTGTTGAAAGACCCGAAAAGGAAGACATTCAGCCAGAAAAACTACCATTGGAGAAACCTGCTGTGAAGGAAAAGACCAAAATTAAAAAAACAAACGAAACAGATTACGAAAGCCTCTTTTTCAAAAGAACAGACACGAATGCCCGAGATGGAAAAACGGTATATATCCGACCAGATTTTCACGAAAAATTGTCACGAATTGCACAAGTAATCGGTGAAGACAAAATAACCATTTACGGCTATTTAGATAATTTGCTGGACTACCATTTTCAGGAATTTGGCGAGCAGATTACCAAGAGTTTTAATGATAAATACAAACCCATTTTATAA
- a CDS encoding conjugal transfer protein TraD — MEIVIVICLLIVIALLLQDKIVIKKSSERKPIQKKGNPKLLDIMGQPRPKRSLSMPNNATESQVEELEINPDTFDIEYDENENVGIQIPQEELDKIFRNRPDFEEEEEEWNMYKLSDGGNGFAQGVTFEELNSVGELLQKDKWEPIQKETAVAIVQKIHGTELFNLLENSIEGASRKITDLLDNSFSSETETGSSILRKNDFEDFDIGEFV, encoded by the coding sequence ATGGAAATAGTAATTGTGATATGCCTGCTGATTGTGATTGCCCTGCTTCTGCAGGACAAGATTGTAATCAAAAAAAGTTCAGAAAGAAAACCAATACAGAAAAAAGGCAACCCTAAACTGCTCGATATTATGGGACAACCTAGACCTAAGAGAAGCCTTTCGATGCCAAACAATGCCACTGAAAGCCAAGTTGAAGAACTGGAAATTAATCCTGATACTTTTGACATAGAATACGACGAAAATGAAAACGTCGGCATTCAAATTCCGCAGGAAGAGCTGGACAAAATTTTCAGAAATAGGCCTGATTTTGAAGAAGAGGAAGAAGAATGGAACATGTATAAATTATCCGATGGTGGTAACGGTTTTGCCCAAGGTGTTACTTTTGAAGAACTAAATTCTGTGGGGGAGCTGCTTCAGAAAGACAAATGGGAGCCAATCCAAAAGGAAACAGCGGTTGCCATTGTACAGAAAATACATGGAACCGAATTGTTCAACCTACTGGAGAATTCTATCGAAGGTGCTTCTCGTAAAATAACTGATTTATTGGACAATAGCTTTTCTTCTGAAACGGAAACTGGTTCTTCCATTTTGCGGAAAAATGATTTCGAGGATTTTGACATTGGGGAGTTTGTGTAA